A window from Mycobacterium saskatchewanense encodes these proteins:
- a CDS encoding DUF3592 domain-containing protein, whose translation MISPKTVARILIHGRSDEPPKTRARVALRWARITVLIVAGLVTLQSVLLVAGAWRNDLAIRHNMGVAQAEVLSAGPRRSTIEFVTPDRVTYRPELGVLYPSELATGMRIYVEYNKNDPNLVRVQHRNAGLAIIPAGSIAVVCWLAATAALVGLALADKWLDRRDEAYAAPPTPAA comes from the coding sequence GTGATCTCGCCGAAGACGGTGGCGCGCATCCTCATTCATGGCCGCAGCGACGAACCGCCGAAAACGCGGGCCAGGGTGGCGTTGCGATGGGCGCGGATCACGGTCCTCATCGTGGCGGGCCTGGTGACGCTGCAGTCGGTGCTCCTGGTCGCCGGCGCCTGGCGCAACGATTTGGCGATCCGGCACAACATGGGCGTGGCGCAGGCCGAGGTGCTCAGCGCCGGGCCGCGCCGCTCGACCATCGAATTCGTCACCCCCGACAGAGTCACCTACCGCCCCGAGCTCGGCGTGCTGTATCCGTCCGAGCTCGCGACGGGCATGCGGATCTACGTCGAGTACAACAAGAACGACCCGAACCTCGTCCGGGTGCAGCACCGCAACGCCGGGCTAGCCATCATCCCCGCCGGCTCCATCGCGGTGGTGTGCTGGCTTGCCGCCACGGCCGCGCTGGTGGGGCTGGCGCTGGCGGACAAGTGGCTCGACCGCCGGGACGAGGCCTACGCCGCGCCCCCGACCCCGGCGGCCTAA